A single region of the Branchiostoma lanceolatum isolate klBraLanc5 chromosome 1, klBraLanc5.hap2, whole genome shotgun sequence genome encodes:
- the LOC136423422 gene encoding uncharacterized protein: MDRMSATMLTWVLLSCLLSCEAYSVKKPDVIRDKNKSDDTTYAMAVTYELRNDVDRHRPPVELKLELPVGSTIYDVMVEAAQKDWRCGFGAVPNADWGFKIDSVGGVAESSEKGTFWSVERPAYHPIMEGVDKVAVSDGDHVVLRYVMETDSCKP, translated from the exons ATGGACAGAATGTCGGCGACAATGTTGACGTGGGTTCTACTTTCATGTCTTCTATCCTGCGAAG CCTACTCCGTCAAGAAACCTGACGTCATCCGAGATAAAAACAAGAGTGACGACACCACCTACGCCATGGCCGTGACGTATGAATTACGCAATGACGTCGACAGGCACCGGCCCCCCGTGGAGCTGAAGCTCGAACTTCCAGTGGGGTCAACGATCTATGACGTCATGGTCGAGGCGGCACAGAAAGACTGGCGGTGTGG GTTTGGAGCAGTTCCGAACGCGGACTGGGGCTTTAAGATCGACTCTGTGGGCGGGGTGGCCGAGAGCTCAGAGAAGGGGACGTTCTGGTCGGTGGAGCGGCCTGCCTACCATCCCATCATGGAAG GAGTTGACAAAGTAGCGGTGTCGGACGGCGATCACGTGGTTCTGAGATACGTCATGGAGACGGACAGCTGTAAGCCGTGA